The window AGCAGCAGACCGTGACGCTGACCACCCTGCCGGCGATCAGTATCGGTTGAGGCATTGCGCCCGATGCGCTGATCACGGTGGGAGCGAATTTATTCGCGAAGGGGCCATTACAATCGCCGAATATAGGTCGTCTGCAAGGCCGCATTCGCGAATGAATTCGCTCCCACAGGATTGCAATTCAATTCAAGCGAACAAAAAAAAGGCGACCGAAGTCGCCCAAAATGCCTTGCGTGCTCTTTTTATTGGAAGGCCTCTGCCCTATTTGCGTTTTTGCGAGTCCTTCCAGATGAATAGTCCGAAGCCTGCAAAGAACACCAGCATCAGGCCAACGGTTACGACACCGGCCACCACCACATTGTCGAGAAACATAACCGTGCCTCCTGCTCTGTTGTCCCTGTTCGATGGAGCTAGATTACCCAGAGCCGGGTAGATGGGAATTGACCCACATCAATGGCAGTGCACGCTCGGTGCGCGAGCGTGCAGATAAATGATTGCAGTGAGGGGGATTGGAGAGGTGCCACAAAGGCCCGGTATCTACAGGACCTGTGGGAGCGAATTCATTCGCGAAAGCTATATTCCAGCCGCTGGATATCAGTGGGATGTAGCGGCCTCTTCGCGAATGAATTCGCTCCCACAGGGGAAATCACTCTGCAGCCCAAGCCCTAACGCTTCTTCGGCTTTTTCTTCGACTTCTTTTTGCCCGACTCAAGGGGCATCGCCTGCTCGAAGGCGTTGCGCACTTCGTTCAGACGCTTATCGTTCAGATCGTGAACCCGCTTGGCGCGCTCGGCACCCAGGTCGATCAGCTTTTCATCTGCGCTCATGGCCAGCGACTCTCGAACACGTGGAAGTTGGGCCAATAATGCGCAATCGCGAGACCTATGACTAGCAGCGATGCTGGCAGATGCATCAGGGGCTCGCCCCGGCGAAGCTTTTGGCCGCACAATCGGCGACTACGCTGCATCGCCAAAGGACCTGACACCCGTGCCCCCTACCCCGACCCCAGCCGCTTCGACACAAGCGGCGCTGCATGGTGACCTGCCACCCTTGCTCACCCTGCGCGCGTTTGAAGCGGTTGCGCGGCATCTGAGCTTCGTCAATGCGGCCCGCGAACTGTCCGTGACCCAAAGCGCCCTGAGTCATCAGGTGCACAAGCTTGAAACCTATCTCGAATGCCGACTGTTCATCCGTCGCACCCGCGCCATCGAACTGACCGAAGCTGGCCGCAGTTACCAGTTGCAGATTCGTCAGGCGCTGGAAAACATTGCCGGAGCCACACGCATTATTCGCCAGCCCGCAGCAGCGCCCCAGGTTCTGCGCATCGGTCTGCTGGCCTCTTTCGCGACGATGTGGCTGGCTCCGCGTCTGCCGGGTTTCATCTCGGCCAACCCGGATATCCGGCTCGAACTGGCGCCGTCCTACGAACTTGCCGACGTGGCAGGCGGTGAGGTCCACCTGGCTATCCGCTACGGCAAGGGTGGCTGGCCCGGCGTCAATGGTCTGCGTCTGATGAATGAACGCCTGTTCCCCGTGTGCAGCCCCCAGTACAAAGCCCAATGGCTGGAGGCGCAGCATGATGCCAACCACGAGGGCCTCGCGCCCGGCCCGCTGCTCACTGCCCAGGCGGCCGTCCCTTTCGAATGGCTTGACTGGGCCCGACAGCTGCGTAACGACATCAGCCAGGTTCCGAGCCTGATGCTGCACGACTACAACATCGTGGTGGAGGCAGCAGTCGCCGGTCAGGGCATAGCAATGGGTCGCGAGCGCCTGATCCGGCGACGTTTGCAGGAAGGCTCGTTGGTCCGGCTCCTGCCCGACGCCCTCTATGAAGGGGACATCGGCTACTGGCTGGTAACCGACAACAATCCGCTGGACAGCGCAGCGCAGCGCTTTGCCGACTGGTTGATCATGATGTGCCGCGAGGATGATTGAGCGATTTCGATACGTCGGGTGAAATCTTTCAGTTTGTCGAACCGAATGCCGCACGCCCATTGTGGCCGCCCTTGTGTGGCGTCTGTGTGGCGCCTTTGCGGAGATACACTCGATGACTGACAGCCTGCTTGAACGAATCGCGAAACTGGACCTGCAACTCCCAACCCCGGACGGCCCGGCGGGTAATTACGTCAGCACCGCGATCAGCCAGAACATGCTGTATGTGTCGGGGCAAATCCCGATGCAAGAGGGTCGGCCTGCCTATGTCGGTCGCGTCGGAGAAGCCCTGAGCGAAGAACAAGGCGCAGCCGCTGCACAACTGGCAGCACTGGGCCTGCTCGCCCAGCTACAGACGGTGATCGGCGACGATCTGTCAAAACTGGTGCGTGTGGTGCGGCTCGGTGTGTTTGTCGCCTGCCCCACTGATTTCACCCGCCAGGGTGCCGTAGCCAATGGCGCTTCGAATCTGCTGGTCAGCGTGCTGGGTGAAGCAGGTCGCCATGTGCGCACCTCGGTAGGCGTTTCGAGCCTGCCCGCCGGAGTGCCAGTTGAAGCGGATGCCATTTTCGAGTTGAGACCATGACGCCGCCTATCACCGACGAGCAGATCCTGGCACTGCGGGCCGCGACTCCGGGCTGTCAGCAGGTGATCCATTTCAACCATTCCGGCGCCTCGCTGCCCAGCGAAGCGACGGGCGCGGCAATGGTAGCGCAGATGACCCGGGAAATGATCTGCGGCCCGATGGAGGCTGCAGCCCACGGCGAGACGCTGCTCGAAAACGCGCGCCACACCGCCGCGCGATTGCTCAACACCAACGCCGCCAGCATTGCCTTCCTGAGCAGTGGCTCGGCCGCCTGGGGCATGGCGTTCAGCGCTCTGGGCCAATGGCAGCCGGGCGATCGGATTCTGGTCGGGCGTCACGAATGGGGCGGCAATCTGGCGTGCATCGCCAGCGCGGTTGCCGCCGGGGCAAGCCTGGAGGTCATCCCCTGCGACGCGAACGGCGCGGTATCGGTACCGGCGCTGGAAGCCATGCTCGATGAACGGGTGCGGCTGATTTCCCTGACCTGGCTACCGGCCAACGGCGGCCTGATCAATCCGGCCCAGGCCATTGGCGCCGTCGCCAGACGCCACGGCATCCCCTATTTCATTGATGCAGGCCAGGCGTTGGGGCAAATCACCGTGGATGTCGAGCAATTGGGCTGCGATGTACTCAAGGGTGCCTGTCGCAAGTTTTTGCGTGGCCCTCGGGGCACCGCGTTGCTGTACGTGCGGGCGGGATTCGTCGATAAATTGCAGCCGCCGTTTGTGGATGTGAGCTCTGCGCCCGGCAACAGCGAAGGCTTCACCCGGCGCAACGATGCGCGACGCTTTGAAACCAGTGAGCTTTCCCTGACCCTAATGGCCGGGCTGGACAACGCTCTGAGCGAAGTCGAAGCCTTGGGTGTAAGCGCTATCGAGCTGCGCATTCAGCATCTGGCGTCGGCA of the Paucimonas lemoignei genome contains:
- the gcvA_11 gene encoding LysR family transcriptional regulator, with the translated sequence MPPTPTPAASTQAALHGDLPPLLTLRAFEAVARHLSFVNAARELSVTQSALSHQVHKLETYLECRLFIRRTRAIELTEAGRSYQLQIRQALENIAGATRIIRQPAAAPQVLRIGLLASFATMWLAPRLPGFISANPDIRLELAPSYELADVAGGEVHLAIRYGKGGWPGVNGLRLMNERLFPVCSPQYKAQWLEAQHDANHEGLAPGPLLTAQAAVPFEWLDWARQLRNDISQVPSLMLHDYNIVVEAAVAGQGIAMGRERLIRRRLQEGSLVRLLPDALYEGDIGYWLVTDNNPLDSAAQRFADWLIMMCREDD
- the csd_2 gene encoding putative cysteine desulfurase Csd; its protein translation is MTPPITDEQILALRAATPGCQQVIHFNHSGASLPSEATGAAMVAQMTREMICGPMEAAAHGETLLENARHTAARLLNTNAASIAFLSSGSAAWGMAFSALGQWQPGDRILVGRHEWGGNLACIASAVAAGASLEVIPCDANGAVSVPALEAMLDERVRLISLTWLPANGGLINPAQAIGAVARRHGIPYFIDAGQALGQITVDVEQLGCDVLKGACRKFLRGPRGTALLYVRAGFVDKLQPPFVDVSSAPGNSEGFTRRNDARRFETSELSLTLMAGLDNALSEVEALGVSAIELRIQHLASAARHRLASINGITLRDCGKPTQQSGLISFTMEGRDALDIKRTLGTQGINIGANGTAYTPLDMQARGLTNIARVSVSHLNTLAEIDSLVSALFNMKQSDIK
- a CDS encoding endoribonuclease L-PSP encodes the protein MTDSLLERIAKLDLQLPTPDGPAGNYVSTAISQNMLYVSGQIPMQEGRPAYVGRVGEALSEEQGAAAAQLAALGLLAQLQTVIGDDLSKLVRVVRLGVFVACPTDFTRQGAVANGASNLLVSVLGEAGRHVRTSVGVSSLPAGVPVEADAIFELRP